aacacccccacccccccccccccccccctcccaaaaaaaaaaaaaagaataggaTAAAAAGGACATTGAATATATGGCATCCAAAACTGATTCAGCTGTACATACGCATGGATGAATCAGAATAAATTTAAGGCCTCGGTGTTCTTAATAAGTAATGAATTACAAAGCTCGTCTTTCTAGAGATTAGattattttcttcttctccttttgtTACTTCAGAAGCTTTTTAACAAGTTTTGGTTACATCTGAATTGATCAGCATGGAGAAAATAAACATCAAAAGGCTGGGAAGTATGGCCAAGATACTAGGGACTGTGTTATGCGTGAGCGGAGCTATTTCCATGGCATTGCTCAGAGGACCAAAGCTACTCAACACAGAAGTTGTACACAAAACCTCTGCATTTGGATTGGGAGGTGAGAATTGGTTGCTGGGTTGTCTATTTCTCTTTGGAAGCGCTTGCTGCTGGTCATTTTGGTTCATTTTGCAGGTATTGCCTCTCAAAATCCCTTTTTTCCTAGGCCAAAAACTTTTATCATCAACTTCCATTCAATTTTTATACAGGTTCCCATTTCGGAATGTTATCCCGATAGCCTTTCATTTTCCGCATGGATGTGTTTCTTCTCTACAATACTATCGGCAATAGTTACATTGTTCTTCGACCAAAACATGGAGGCATGGAATCTGCATTCAAATGTTGAAATTGCATGCTGTTTGTATGCTGTGAGTTATTATTAATATGTTAAAATTTGGACAATTttcaaatgaattttttttttttttgaatttatcaGTATCTATTTGAATATCCACATTTGGAACTGTTTTGAGTAGGGGATTATAGGGTCTGGGGTCTGCTTCTTTGTTCAAGCCTGGTGCGTCTCCAAAAGAGGTCCCGTATACCCTGCGATGTTCAGTCCCCTATGCACAGTTATTGTGACCACCATCGCTTCTATATTCCTGCACGAGGAGATATATACTGGAGGGTAATGCAGTAAATccaaactcaaaattttttgaCAGTAAAGATTTAAACAACCATTTTtacgaaaaaagaaaaaagctaGCCTGTGTTGTGCTTAACTTTTCTTGTTGGGTATTTGCTAAAATCCAAGCTTTCTTTTGTTCAGCGTGGCAGGTTCATTTGCTGTAATTATTGGTTTGTATGTTGTGCTATGGGGTAAAGCTAGAGACATTGATGAGATCGAGGTGGAGAAGGATCCGAAGCTACAAAATGATCAGAGTGGGATGGTGAAAGTGTCGATGGATGAATCCTTGGACAAGATTAACTGTAAAAGCGATTTGGAGCAGCCTTTTTTGTCTGATAAATCAGCTAAAGTTGATTTATGTTAGATGACATGGAAACCACAAATGTGTTTCACAATTTCAATTAGTTTTGATTAGAATGAAATAGGATATTGTGTCCTGTCCCAATTATCCTGTTTTAGTTCACGTTGTACTCATTTTGGGTTGGAGCAATTTGTAAGATCATGAGATTCCTTCACTTTCCCAGAACTTCTCAAGTAGATGGACAGAAAGTTCAGCTCTCAAGGTTTTCAAGTTAAAAAAGGTTCTACTTGCCCATTATGTTCTGTCTGGATTATTCTGTTCTAGTTTACATTATGCTTCTTCTGGGTTGTTGCAACTTTGTGAGATCCTAAAAGTCCTTCTATTTCATTGAATTTGTTCAGTAGTTGAATAGAAAATCAGCTCTCAAGGTTCTCAAGCCACTCAAGGAATATCTACCTGCCCGGTACTGTACTCTACGTGCATCTTGCAGTAATTATGATGCAAGTACTAAGTTTGATGAAGTTGATGGTAGGCCCAAAGTACTAGTTTAACTCTCAGATAGCATTTGGAAATATGAATTCCAAACTCACGATTTGGTTTGTGAAATTGAACAAAtcttaatacaattttgtatgTTATTTTGTCATTATCAACCTAAAGTCAAATTCAAAGATGAACAAGAAGCTATGTGTATTTCGAACAAGAAGTTGTGTATTAAGGATTACTGACTTAATAacaattggaactctgatttattaatggaattggtTGGGGTCAATAGAGCAATGAAAATCTTGCATAAAGTGTCAGCTGGTAAGGTGATTAGGATACATTCATCTGGAAGCCTACCCGTGACgacaatttctctacaaaaacggcatgggaggcagtgaggagcataaatgataattttgagtggaatgagTGGTTTTGACATTCtctattgcctagaagaatctcaatgtatTTATGGAAAGTTTGGTTTAGATGCTTGGTAGTAGATGTTAGAATTCATGCAGAAAGAATATTGATGGCTTCAGCTTGTGATTGCTTCGtgcagagaagtcaggaaaataCTGATACATTCTTTCTTTAAGCGAGGTGGATTCAGAGGTTTGACATTGGGCTAGTAtagtgttggggattcctttccaatagTTCATTCCCTGAAAAAATATAattgcaaattggttccactatactcgaaaatcatctattaaaggtattttaatcgttCTGATTCTATGTTTGATTACGCGGTACCTCTAGAATCGAaaatgtaaagcgagaatggaaggagtttaccaAAGTGCAGATCAtatgtggagaagtgttcaatATTGCGTTAGTTCTTTAGCTGAAAGctctaattcttttcaaaaattgaagagatggaaattattattttgaaagagtttcaaactCAGCATCAAAGAGTTTGTGCTAGGCTTGGAAAAATTATCTTGCGGGTTAAACCactagtagggtggataaaacttaattgtgataggAGCTATAGGGGCAATCTGGGTATTTCAGGAGGAGGAGGAATCATTCAGGACTGCCATGGCATGGTGAAAGCAGTTTTTTCAaactattttggcaatggtacgaacaatagtgTTGAATAAAAAGTGATCCTGGAAGGAATTCATTTATGCAAacaacttcattattttaatgtgattattgaaagtgactcgagAATAGTTGTTAATTTGTTTCGGAAAGGTAAATGTACCTTATTGTATCTTTTGGATTTTTGGGTGGACCTTGTGGcggagctagaaggagtgaaattcatggtgatccatcaatatagggaaggtaatagtgcggctgattttctcgctaaagaaggagaaatgggaaacaatgtcatctacgaaaaACAATATCTTTTACCAcacgttctctgaaaggtatcctttggataaataggttgggtctcacttcccttCGTCATTAATTcatcctctcgatttttgtttggttggtttagatttttttattttaatttattttattatttttatttttattggatCTGTTTAGTTTTGTTTCTTAGTTAGCTTCGGTTGGATTTGTAGTcttgttttggttggttgttggtattatttttgggaggcctttaatgtcTTTTTTATCCGTAATCTCCCAATGATTGtcatgtaaccacagtattcctcagCCAAAAGTGatggtatatcaataaataattggacgTGCCGCCATCCtttcgttatatatatatattcaaagtGGAACTGCAAGCTCCCAAAGACAGAGTCAGGCAATTTGACTCGTTTGAGAGACTGATACGTGGTATTGGTGGGTCAAATCAACAAAGTGACTCAAGTAAATAGTAACTAACAATAAGCATATAATTTTACTTCTAATATATCTTTTATACAAAATTTCCATTtgtgaaagttaaggtgtaatcccaagacgagtgtgaattggttattttaaaattttatgcacGGAAGCTTATTCAATTTTATGTATTATGATTTTCACAAGTGCTTCAACAATATTTCTTGCAGTTAAATCTATCAATGTAGATATCTTTGACTATGTAGCACTAAGCACAATCACAAATCAATGTGCACCAATagtataggaactataagctcagtgctctatgtgtgcaatcaacacttaaaatagtgactttatctaatcaagcacaagagtgtattctagaactatctttgaaactatgtatcaatatatctcaatcacaatcttagggtttcaaagatttctaccaagagtattctcAATATCTCTGAACAATAGTTTCTCAAAATTAAAGCATAggaagatatttaaaaataaccttgtaaaaagatttttacacacacaaaaatacaatcctaaatgagtcttgcaataacaatgcaaagacccacttagctataggatttttcccacacaagatttatcaaatttaaatcGGTGGAAAAATCCTTGCTTAACTCTTAACatgaaaatcaaatattgatCAAATATAATACGAGTTTCTAGCAATGTAAAACAAtatataaacactcacaaggttTGGTTTAGCAAAAGAATGATAATATGAGAGTGTATGAGAgttgaatgaacaaatagggctTAGGAATTTTGAGAGGACTTTTAATTAATCATATTTGCTAATCACTctctaatccaagcaaatgagtgtgtatatatagacaagggcaaattatgaccattggggacacatagggtattcttaaatttgtttaaaaatgtttaggaaaattaaccttGTTAACCCCTTTTtaatctcaataaaaataaatccaacccgagagtttcgggtgcccgagcccaagtttgggtgcccgaatagacacaacacAAAAAGTCATTTTAGTGGTTCAAGTGCCTGAAAATAAGTTCGATTTGTTGAATCGAGACAATTTTCCAAAAGACCGCATTTAGGGTGCCCAGTTTGAAGTTCAGTTAATTGAACTTATGAGTTCAGTCGCTTGAAGGTAAAATGAACGTAATGTTCGGgcacccgggttggtgaaaaagtGACCTAAcatatgttcggtcgaccgtggaagatgtgtgcatttgggttcggtctgctgaacataggtcaacttgttgacctgtccatggttcggtcgaccaaggcaatttgaACTTccaggttcggttgcccgacaactcacaatttttttaatttaagtccaattttgcttCAATTAACTCCCTTGATATGtaaagtgattttggggacatcttatgtgcttgtgttgggacctaaggtctttctaaggtcttttgaggacactgaaaaaattcaGCATCAATCGATctatccctaaggtctttctaaggtcttgtgCTTATAGTCCTGCATACATAATATGCAAATAATTACAGACCTTTTCTTTATtaagattacagacccaaatagaaattacaacaaataaatatgccgaggtcttcattttcttcaggTTGCCATAAGCTATCATATGAATTTTCTAAtaagaacctacacacaaacttgacaaccattaaataccagagcatttgtcataatcaaaatatggtatgacccataaggtcaacatattGTATAAAGAAAACTCTCTAACAAGAGTAAATTTGTACACAATTAAAGAACTACAATACTCTCAAAAGGTATTTTCTAAGAAGCTCTAGAGATTGGCTTAGTTTTCTATGTTTGAAAGCTTAGAACTTTGAAAGAATAAACCAGAAAAATTAATTTCAGTAAGGAACGACGCACAATAGATTTTTCAATGTAAAATCAATGTATTCTCGCGACTAACATGATTGGGGTTAGCTATTtatagtgttggaattggtgtgatcccaagatgaggggggtgaattgggttttaaaactttttaactaatttaaattaagcgctgattcaccacatatcatatcccattcaaaatatAAACATGTATGCAAAACAATTGAATAATGAATGCATATATATACGAGTGCAGAAAATCTCATTTAAATTGAATGTGAGCATGaaaataattataactgtaaatgaacaggcatacacatactgaatttaaagtgcaaaaattaaatgagataaagagagagtgacacacatgatttgttatcgaggttcagccaaactagcctacatcaACGCATTGGGCATACCCCCAAAAAATTCCACCAACCCTGCTCACTAATGGGTGGAGCAAAAGTTGTTTATAACCTCCTCTCCTTACCGAACGAGGATTACTCCAGGTCACAttacagggttgaccccaacctacacacctctccttacggggcgacgAATACCCCAACTTAATTACTAGGCTGAGTTGAACTGGTCTCCCTTATAGGGTGGAGACTCTCGAGTTCAATTACGGGCTAAACCTAACCGGTTTCCCTTACGGGatggagactccccagttcaattaatgggttgaacccaactgctgtaataaaaacatttttgtacaaatgagtgcttctaaatacaagcaaaaatgtacACAGTAAAGCTCAAATggactctctaatgatatgaaatattttttagagagtaagggtgtttttcttagaataaaattttaaatctttgaaaaataatgtatatgatatgcacaacaaagatttaaatgtaaataaaaatttctccataaaaatatttatcaaagcaaAACAATGTGAAGAACCTTTAATCTTACTCtcaaaatttgtttttcaaaagtGAATGCTTGAGAGAGtaagtgattttgaaaaaaaaaaatgcccaaacgaaaatatatgctctctttcaaaatagtTTCTAAAGAGTaataaagagagtttggagagtataaaattttacctcaataatgattttgcaataaaaatataagCCAGAGATTAACAATAATTgaggaaaaaatattttctaatcaaagttactaattttggcttatgaaggggtatatattttcataaaaatatgaccgttagggacacgctgggtattttctAAAtagttttattaaaaattaattacatttgagcccttaaaaaatttagaACCTGAGAGGTTTAGTCGGCTGACCTTAAGCGTCGATCGATTGAACACCATGGCCAATTTGTTTTTAGAAATAATTTTGGTTGCCTATGGGCGATGACTGGAGGTGATTtgccaaaccttcataggttctaTTGCCTAGACCTAAGGTCGATCTGCCGATTCATAAGGGTAGGTCAATCGAGGTGTTTTTGAACCACAAGGTCGGTCAATTGAGGTAGGTGGAAAACCCAAGTttcatggttcgatcgaccgtggaaGGTATGTTCACTTTAGGTTGGTTGCCTGACGCATGGTCAGCATTTTGACTTTGGCCTACaatgtgttcggtcgaccattgtGATTTAAAAGTTACTTGGTCGGTCAACCAGGGctattcaaaatataaaaaaaaatccttcGATTGACCGAAGTCTGTCTTAAGGTCTATATATGGTCAATTTTAACATTAAGTGATATCATACAGATGCATGAATTATTATAGGCcaaagttaaaaaaataaatgcaatacgaATACAATAaatgccttcttcttcttttgctcttcaagtcTTCATTGAACAGCTAGGATGATGcgagctttaagtcctttctggcttccatcttcctcttttgtgtgtgcatttCGAATTATGAACATGTTCAAAATACTAGACACACACATGAGACACTTATGTTTGTTAATTAACATCAAAATaaagattggactcaaaaagccaacatatAGCTAGGTTTGAATTCTGACCATTTGTGCAAGTTTGGAAACATTATCTTTCAAAATCGAAAAGATATCTAGTTGTTCGCAaaacatgttgactttggtgtattcccatgaagggggtgaattgggtatttaaaacttcctaggttgatttcaatttcacaagaagtaatactcaacctaggatctgtttatatactcataaactcaaatgcgcagataaatgtaagatgtgaaaattaaatcatgcgcaacattcataatatatcatgcacgtgcagtaaataaattgtagaaatgtaaagtgtacacacgatatgttatcggggtttgcccaatactgcctatgtccccgccttaagctGGCAAGTTTGTAGATTCCACTAaagcttacttaacgggtggagcggcaccgtttacaatcaggtcaattaacggggctaaaCTCAAGCTAcaaacacaccttaccaggatggtgcacctatctttcttaactgggtctaagccaatcaggGACTATTCACTAAGGCTAGTccccctcttcaagcccacacttggaatacaacaaatttaaaactttgcgtacacgaaaatatgcttctacacgagaagatatgtactacaatacgcacaatataGTCAATGCATACCACTAAtctaggaactataagctcaatgttgtatatgtgcaaacaacattcagtataatgtataatctcaaatatgcacaggagtgttcaaacaagctattctttgaaacaagatatactaAATCTCAAAgtcaaattagggtttcaaagatgctaccaataatattcaaacaaattcaaaaatattttttcaatgtagcaagcacaagagttgttttaaatcaagcttgtaaaaatatttttgcacataaaaatatgggttaagctatcttgcaatatcaatgcaaagacccacaagccacTAATTTTTCCCCACATAAACTTTATTAGGttaaatcagtgggaaaacttatgctgaactctcaatatcaaaataaatcaacAAATAACACAATGCGAGTTTTAAACAAATTGGAGTGGAATATAAACACTCAAAgcactctcacaaagcttggaTGATTAGAGGAATAGGTGTAtgagagtgtatgggagtagtatgagcaaaacaggatttggaaatttgagagagttttggtttttttttttttttttgatcacccctaatttgtgcaaatgaactcatatatataggcaaggcacaaattatgatcgttgggggaCACTAGAGTaagtattaaattattttaaatccatttaagaaaattaaccccattaaACCCCTCTTAACTACGGTGAAAAATTGTGCAACTCGAGACTTTCGGGCGCCTGACCtgaagttcggtcacccgaaaagTCACAATagaaaaattcatttttgaacGTTCGAGGTGCCTGAAAAAGGGTTCGGTCTACTAAAACAAAGGCGATTTCAAAAGAccgaggttcagtcacccgatCTTGAGTTTGGTCTGTAGAACTCATGTGCTCGGTAGCCCAGGGCAAATTTGAAAGTGAAGTTTAGGCTGCAAAGTTTGTGCGAAAAGTCATAATCAAGTTTCGGTCACCTGTGGATGCTACGATCATTTAGATTTGGTCGCCCAAAGTCTAAGTCAACTTTCTATTTTTTCcacagttcggtcaaccgaggtaaTTATACTTGCCATGATCGATAACCCGAA
This window of the Malania oleifera isolate guangnan ecotype guangnan chromosome 6, ASM2987363v1, whole genome shotgun sequence genome carries:
- the LOC131157169 gene encoding WAT1-related protein At4g30420-like isoform X3 translates to MGGMEEHKPVMAMIGMQFAYAGLALFTRTALLQGMSPRVFVVYRREPSRCSLGPKSFSLILLASLVGVTINQNIYFEGLYLALSSTASAMANLIPAITFVMAAFAGMEKINIKRLGSMAKILGTVLCVSGAISMALLRGPKLLNTEVVHKTSAFGLGGENWLLGCLFLFGSACCWSFWFILQVPISECYPDSLSFSAWMCFFSTILSAIVTLFFDQNMEAWNLHSNVEIACCLYAGIIGSGVCFFVQAWCVSKRGPVYPAMFSPLCTVIVTTIASIFLHEEIYTGGVAGSFAVIIGLYVVLWGKARDIDEIEVEKDPKLQNDQSGMVKVSMDESLDKINCKSDLEQPFLSDKSAKVDLC
- the LOC131157169 gene encoding WAT1-related protein At4g30420-like isoform X2, encoding MGGMEEHKPVMAMIGMQFAYAGLALFTRTALLQGMSPRVFVVYRQAIATVILAPTAYVLRRREPSRCSLGPKSFSLILLASLVGVTINQNIYFEGLYLALSSTASAMANLIPAITFVMAAFAGMEKINIKRLGSMAKILGTVLCVSGAISMALLRGPKLLNTEVVHKTSAFGLGGENWLLGCLFLFGSACCWSFWFILQVPISECYPDSLSFSAWMCFFSTILSAIVTLFFDQNMEAWNLHSNVEIACCLYAGIIGSGVCFFVQAWCVSKRGPVYPAMFSPLCTVIVTTIASIFLHEEIYTGGVAGSFAVIIGLYVVLWGKARDIDEIEVEKDPKLQNDQSGMVKVSMDESLDKINCKSDLEQPFLSDKSAKVDLC
- the LOC131157169 gene encoding WAT1-related protein At4g30420-like isoform X5 → MGGMEEHKPVMAMIGMQFAYAGLALFTRTALLQGMSPRVFVVYRQAIATVILAPTAYVLRSMEKINIKRLGSMAKILGTVLCVSGAISMALLRGPKLLNTEVVHKTSAFGLGGENWLLGCLFLFGSACCWSFWFILQVPISECYPDSLSFSAWMCFFSTILSAIVTLFFDQNMEAWNLHSNVEIACCLYAGIIGSGVCFFVQAWCVSKRGPVYPAMFSPLCTVIVTTIASIFLHEEIYTGGVAGSFAVIIGLYVVLWGKARDIDEIEVEKDPKLQNDQSGMVKVSMDESLDKINCKSDLEQPFLSDKSAKVDLC
- the LOC131157169 gene encoding WAT1-related protein At4g30420-like isoform X1, with product MGGMEEHKPVMAMIGMQFAYAGLALFTRTALLQGMSPRVFVVYRQAIATVILAPTAYVLRSRREPSRCSLGPKSFSLILLASLVGVTINQNIYFEGLYLALSSTASAMANLIPAITFVMAAFAGMEKINIKRLGSMAKILGTVLCVSGAISMALLRGPKLLNTEVVHKTSAFGLGGENWLLGCLFLFGSACCWSFWFILQVPISECYPDSLSFSAWMCFFSTILSAIVTLFFDQNMEAWNLHSNVEIACCLYAGIIGSGVCFFVQAWCVSKRGPVYPAMFSPLCTVIVTTIASIFLHEEIYTGGVAGSFAVIIGLYVVLWGKARDIDEIEVEKDPKLQNDQSGMVKVSMDESLDKINCKSDLEQPFLSDKSAKVDLC
- the LOC131157169 gene encoding WAT1-related protein At4g30420-like isoform X4, yielding MGGMEEHKPVMAMIGMQFAYAGLALFTRTALLQGMSPRVFVVYSRREPSRCSLGPKSFSLILLASLVGVTINQNIYFEGLYLALSSTASAMANLIPAITFVMAAFAGMEKINIKRLGSMAKILGTVLCVSGAISMALLRGPKLLNTEVVHKTSAFGLGGENWLLGCLFLFGSACCWSFWFILQVPISECYPDSLSFSAWMCFFSTILSAIVTLFFDQNMEAWNLHSNVEIACCLYAGIIGSGVCFFVQAWCVSKRGPVYPAMFSPLCTVIVTTIASIFLHEEIYTGGVAGSFAVIIGLYVVLWGKARDIDEIEVEKDPKLQNDQSGMVKVSMDESLDKINCKSDLEQPFLSDKSAKVDLC